The following coding sequences lie in one Aricia agestis chromosome 10, ilAriAges1.1, whole genome shotgun sequence genomic window:
- the LOC121731035 gene encoding glycine dehydrogenase (decarboxylating), mitochondrial, which produces MFRLIAHKCARKNYLNNNIFKNVKRCVTQSPKSENLFPERVDFPSRHIGPRDHDVVTMLDLLGYKSLDQLTDDAVPKQIQFQGLMDINEPISEYDLIDRARGIAEKNQIWRSYIGMGYHNCCVPHSIMRNMFENPGWTTQYTPYQPEIAQGRLESLLNYQTMVSDMTGLDVANASLLDEGTAAAEALSLCHRHNKRMKFVVSERIHPQTLAVVQTRLDALGLDVKVMTDVREADFAQRDISAVLLQCPDTRGLVYDYSGLAAAAQEHGTLVVVATDLLALALLRPPAECGANLAVGTSQRLGVPLGYGGPHAGFFAAEHALVRMMPGRMVGVTRDAAGRDAYRLALQTREQHIRRDKATSNICTAQALLANMSAMFAVYHGPQGLRDIATRVHNAALVLDYGIRQRGHKQSNEVYFDTLHVVPTADHDANAIKARAQEKKINLRYFKDGAVGVALDETTTMQDVDDLLWIFDGEKVDEVVKNDALRSRSLLKGPFRRTSPYLTHPVFNMHHSESKIVRYMKRLENKDISLVHSMIPLGSCTMKLNSTTEMMPCSFKHFTDIHPFAPLEQCQGYHTLFAELAQDLCAVTGYDRVSFQPNSGAQGEYAGLRTIKRYHEFRGDTGRNICLIPVSAHGTNPASAHMAGMRVCAIRVTANGDIDMDHLKDMVEQHSSQLSCLMLTYPSTFGVFEERAADVCALVHAHGGQVYLDGANMNAQVGLCRPGDYGSDVSHLNLHKTFCIPHGGGGPGMGPIGVKAHLAPFLPSHPVVDPLADLGDAAHSFGSVSAAPFGSSAILPISWAYIKMMGPKGLRKATQVAILNANYMSRRLDGHYKTLYKGERGLVAHEFIIDVRDLKKTANIEPGDIAKRLMDFGFHAPTMSWPVAGTLMIEPTESEDLQEIDRFCEALIAIRKEIKDIEDGVMDKRLNPLKMAPHTQEEVITEEWNRPYTREQAAFPVPYVKGETKIWPTVSRIDDMYGDKHLVCTCPPVIDDF; this is translated from the exons ATGTTTAGGTTAATAGCACATAAATGTGctagaaaaaattacttaaataataacatttttaaaaatgtaaaacgtTGTGTTACACAGAGTCCGAAATCGGAGAATTTGTTTCCAGAAAGGGTCGACTTCCCAAGTCGACATATCGGACCTCGAGACCATGATGTGGTTACTATGTTGGACCTCTTGGGATACAAG AGCCTCGATCAGCTAACAGACGATGCTGTGCCAAAACAAATCCAATTTCAAGGTCTTATGGACATCAATGAACCAATAA GTGAATATGACCTTATCGATAGAGCCCGAGGGATAGCTGAGAAGAATCAGATATGGCGATCATACATCGGCATGGGATACCACAACTGTTGTGTTCCACACTCGATCATGAGAAACATGTTCGAAAATCCTGGATG GACGACGCAATACACTCCTTATCAACCAGAAATAGCTCAAGGTCGTTTGGAGAGTTTGTTGAACTACCAGACAATGGTCAGCGATATGACTGGACTCGATGTGGCTAATGCATCTCTGTTGGATGAAGGAACTGCTGCAGCCGAAGCTTTATCTCTATGCCACAG GCACAATAAGAGAATGAAATTTGTCGTTTCCGAGCGTATTCATCCACAAACCCTGGCAGTGGTACAAACTCGGTTGGATGCTCTGGGTCTCGATGTAAAAGTCATGACAGATGTGCGAGAAGCCGATTTCGCACAGCGAGATATTTCAGCAGTACTGCTGCAATGTCCGGATACTCGAGGTCTGGTATACGATTATTCAGGATTAGCTGCTGCGGCTCAGGAACATGGG ACATTAGTTGTGGTCGCAACTGACCTTCTCGCGCTAGCCCTATTGCGACCACCAGCGGAATGTGGTGCAAACTTGGCAGTCGGCACTTCCCAAAGACTTGGAGTGCCCTTGGGCTATGGAGGACCTCACGCCGGATTTTTCGCAGCTGAACATGCGCTGGTTAGAATGATGCCTGGTCGTATGGTTGGAGTCACTAGAGATGCTGCTGGGAGAGATGCTTACAG GTTAGCTCTTCAAACAAGAGAGCAGCATATTCGTCGAGACAAAGCGACGTCAAACATCTGCACCGCTCAAGCTCTTCTGGCCAACATGTCAGCAATGTTCGCCGTGTACCATGGACCACAGGGGTTGAGGGATATCGCTACTCGTGTACATAACGCTGCTCTAGTTTTGGATTATG GAATAAGGCAACGCGGTCACAAGCAATCCAACGAAGTTTACTTCGACACGCTTCACGTTGTACCGACGGCTGACCACGACGCGAACGCTATAAAAGCACGTGCCCAAGagaagaaaataaacttgaGATATTTCAAAGACGGTGCTGTTGGTGTGGCATTAGACGAAACAACTACTATGCAAGATGTTGACGACCTATTGTGGATCTTTGATGGTGAAAAAGTGGATGAG GTCGTAAAAAATGACGCCTTGAGATCTCGGAGTTTACTGAAGGGACCTTTCCGAAGAACGTCGCCGTATCTAACTCATCCAGTTTTCAATATGCACCATTCTGAGAGTAAAATCGTTAGATACATGAAAAGACTGGAGAACAAGGACATATCCTTGGTCCACTCCATGATTCCCTTG ggttcctgcACCATGAAATTAAACTCGACGACTGAGATGATGCCTTGTTCCTTTAAACACTTTACGGACATCCATCCATTTGCCCCACTAGAACAATGTCAAGGGTACCATACATTGTTCGCGGAGTTGGCGCAAGATCTATGTGCTGTCACTGGCTACGACCGTGTCTCGTTTCAACCAAACAG TGGTGCCCAAGGCGAGTATGCCGGTCTTCGTACCATCAAACGCTACCACGAGTTCCGCGGCGACACGGGCCGCAACATTTGCCTCATCCCGGTCAGCGCGCACGGCACCAACCCCGCGTCGGCCCACATGGCCGGCATGCGGGTGTGTGCTATAAGGGTCACCGCCAACGGGGATATCGATATGGACCATTTGAAGGATAtg GTGGAGCAACACAGCAGCCAGCTGTCCTGCCTCATGCTGACGTACCCCAGCACATTTGGCGTTTTTGAAGAGCGCGCGGCGGACGTGTGCGCACTCGTGCACGCGCACGGCGGACAGGTCTACCTGGATGGTGCCAATATGAACGCACAG GTGGGACTGTGTCGACCAGGCGACTATGGTAGCGATGTTTCACATTTAAACCTTCACAAAACCTTCTGTATACCGCATGGAGGTGGTGGCCCAGGAATGGGGCCTATTGGAGT gaaAGCTCACCTTGCACCATTCCTACCGTCTCACCCAGTGGTAGACCCACTCGCAGACCTTGGTGACGCAGCACATAGTTTCGGTTCAGTTAGTGCTGCGCCTTTTGGATCTTCAGCCATTTTGCCAATTTCTTGGGCGTACATCAAG ATGATGGGACCGAAAGGACTGAGAAAGGCAACACAAGTAGCTATTTTGAACGCTAACTACATGTCTCGTAGACTCGACGGACATTACAAAACATTATACAAGGGAGAGAGAGGATTGGTTGCTCACGAGTTCATAATTGATGTCAGAGATTTAAAGAAAACAGCTAACATTGAACCCGGAGATATTGCTAAAAGACTAATGGACTTTG GTTTCCATGCACCGACGATGTCTTGGCCAGTCGCTGGAACTCTCATGATTGAGCCTACAGAATCAGAAGATTTGCAAGAGATAGATCGCTTCTGCGAAGCTTTAATTGCTATTAGAAAAGAAATCAAAGATATCGAAGATGGTGTGATGGATAAGAGATTGAATCCTTTAAAg ATGGCTCCCCATACTCAAGAAGAAGTTATAACTGAAGAATGGAATCGTCCATACACAAGAGAGCAAGCCGCTTTTCCAGTG CCGTATGTAAAAGGTGAAACTAAAATCTGGCCTACAGTGAGCAGAATCGACGATATGTATGGCGACAAACATCTAGTATGTACCTGCCCACCTGTTATAGACGACTTCTAG